Proteins co-encoded in one Pan paniscus chromosome 23, NHGRI_mPanPan1-v2.0_pri, whole genome shotgun sequence genomic window:
- the LOC117977479 gene encoding small ribosomal subunit protein eS10-like: MLMPKKNRVAIYELFFKEEVTVVKKDVHMPKHLELADKNVPGRARWLRPVIPALWEAESRGYYVKEQFAWRHVYWYLTNEDIQYLRDYLHLPLEIVPATLRRSRPGTGRPRSKGLEGERPARLTRGEADRDTYRRSAVPPGADKKAEAGAGSATEFQFRGKVGRGHRQPPQ; this comes from the exons ATGCTGATGCCTAAGAAAAACCGGGTTGCCATTTATGAACTCTTTTTTAAAGAGGAAGTCACGGTGGTCAAGAAGGATGTCCACATGCCTAAGCACCTGGAGTTGGCAGACAAAAATGtgcccggccgggcgcggtggcttaggcctgtaatcccagcactttgggaggccgag TCCCGAGGCTACTACGTGAAGGAACAGTTTGCCTGGAGACATGTGTACTGGTACCTTACCAATGAGGATATCCAGTATCTCCGTGATTACCTTCATCTGCCCCTGGAGATTGTGCCTGCCACCCTACGCCGCAGCCGTCCAGGGACTGGCAGGCCTCGGTCTAAAGGTCTGGAGGGTGAGCGACCTGCAAGACTCACAAGAGGGGAAGCCGACAGAGATACCTACAGAAGGAGTGCTGTGCCCCCCGGTGCCGACAAGAAAGCCGAGGCTGGGGCTGGGTCAGCAACCGAATTCCAGTTTAGAGGCAAAGTTGGTCGTGGACACCGTCAGCCACCTCAGTAG